Proteins from a single region of Mytilus trossulus isolate FHL-02 chromosome 2, PNRI_Mtr1.1.1.hap1, whole genome shotgun sequence:
- the LOC134705067 gene encoding uncharacterized protein LOC134705067 encodes MIPNMIAVITGLICIMPAVYSAFTEEQTKTMPKENIFEFASSRNMLGGDYDDKRGFWDKRGYGDKRSEVISEKSLQDKVCEQYPSICLLGLIGPDKLSRDARTGGLILTKRGYGDKQKRGFWDKRGFGNRREINDKRVGRFYPLMLLPNSA; translated from the coding sequence ATGATACCAAATATGATTGCTGTGATAACGGGGCTGATATGTATCATGCCTGCTGTATATAGTGCATTTACAGAAgagcaaacaaaaacaatgccgaaagaaaacatttttgagTTTGCATCATCACGCAACATGCTTGGAGGTGATTACGATGATAAAAGAGGATTTTGGGATAAAAGAGGTTATGGTGATAAAAGGTCAGAGGTAATATCTGAGAAATCATTACAAGACAAAGTGTGTGAACAGTATCCCAGTATTTGTCTATTAGGATTGATAGGACCAGATAAATTATCTCGGGACGCACGTACTGGTGGCCTAATTTTAACGAAACGTGGGTATGGCGACAAGCAAAAAAGAGGTTTCTGGGATAAACGTGGATTTGGAAACAGAAGAGAGATAAATGACAAGCGAGTTGGACGGTTTTATCCGTTGATGTTACTTCCAAACAGTGCTTAA